ACCCTTGGTGGAGAAGATTATATTGGCTTTGGCTCAGACTTTGATGGGATTAGTAAAACCATCCATGGTCTAGAGAATGCCTCAAAGATGGCTGATTTTGCTAACATTCTACTGCAGCATTACTCAGCTTCGATTGTACAGAAGCTTCTCATGGATAATTGGAAAAACTATTATAAGCGACTATGGAACGAAGTCTAAATGATGGTGTAAAAAAGTCGGTGTAAAAATATGTCGAAAATCGACGATAGGGGTTGCTTTTTCACCATATTAGGACTACAATTGTAAAAGTTTAAAGTATCTAAAAAAATTATGAATTTTTTATGTAGATGTTGCTTAAATTCAATAGTGGACTTTTAAAGGAGTGGAGTATATGATCAATCAACTTTCATGGAAAGTTGGAGGACAACAGGGTGAAGGAATCGAAAGTACAGGAGAAATTTTCGCGATTGCTTTAAATCGCTTAGGGTATCATCTTTATGGCTACCGTCACTTTTCTTCTAGGATTAAAGGAGGACATACGAATAATAAGATTCGTGTAAGTACGTTTGCCTCTCGTTCTATTTCTGATGATCTTGATGTCCTAGTTGCTTTTGATCAGGAAACCATTGATGTTAATATTCATGAGCTTTCTGATCACGGTGTTGTCATCGCTGATAGTAAATTTGACCCTGTTTTACCTGAGGGAGCTAAAGGACGTTTATTTTCTGTGCCTTTTACTGAAATCGCTGACAATCTAGGAACTTCCCTAATGAAAAACATGGTTGCTGTAGGAGCTTCAAGTGCAGCACTTGGGATGGATCCTAAGCCGTTTCAGAATGTAGTTGCTGAGATTTTTGCTAAAAAGGGACAAAAAATTATAGATATGAACGTGGAAGCGATTGCTAAAGGTGCTGAGTACTTTACTGAGCAGGCTGGTGGAAAGATTGAAGCCCTTCAGCTTGAAGAAGCAGATGGTAAGAAAAGAATGTTCATGATCGGAAATGACGCGATTGCTTTGGGTGCGCTTGCAGCAGGGTGTCGCTTTATGCCTGCTTACCCGATAACTCCAGCATCTGAAATTATGGAATATTTGATTAAGAAGCTTCCAGAGCTAGGTGGTACGGTTATCCAAACAGAGGATGAAATTTCTGCTGTAACGATGGCTATAGGCTCCAACTATGCAGGTGCTAGAGCTCTAACTGCTTCTGCCGGACCTGGTTTAGCTCTTATGACTGAGGCTATTGGTCTTGCTGGTATTACAGAAACGCCAATTGTTATTGTGGACACTCAACGTGGTGGACCAAGTACAGGTCTTCCTACAAAGCAGGAGCAAGGGGATATGAACTCATTAATATATGGTTCTCCTGGTGAAATTCCTAAGATTGTTCTTACTCCAAGCACGGTTGAAGATTGCTTCTATGATACTATTGAAGCGTTTAACCTAGCTGATGAGTATCAATGTCCAGTTATTATTGCGACTGATCTTGCTCTATCACTTGGTAAACAGTCTGTAGATCCACTTGATTATAGTAAAATTGAAATTCGTCGTGGTAAGCTGCTTAGTGAGGTACCAGAGCACGAAGAAGAGTTATTTAAGCGTTATGAAGTGACAGAGGATGGTATTTCTCCTCGTGTTATTCCTTCACAAAAGAATGGTATCCACCATGTTACTGGTGTTGAGCATAATGAAGTAGGACGTCCGTCGGAAGACCCTATTAACAGAAAAAATCAAATGGACAAGCGCCTAAGAAAGCTAAACAGCTTAAAGTTTCAGGAAGCTGTAAGAGTAAATGGGGAAAATGAAAATCCAGATGTATTGATTATCGGTGTCGGTGCAACAACTGGTACAATTAATGAAGCAAAAGGGCGTCTTGAGGCGGATGGCATTAAAGTCAATCATGCTCATGTACGCATTATTCTTCCTTTCCCAAGTGAAGAGCTAAAGCCATTAGTGGATGCTGCTAAAACAGTTATTGTAGTAGAAAATAATGCAAGTGGTCAATTAGCAGACCTTGTTAAGCTACATGTTGGTGGAGCAGATAAGATCAAAAATATGCTGAAATATGATGGAAATCCATTTTTACCATACGAAATTCATGAAAAAGTAAAGGAGCTGATCTAGATGGCTACTTTT
This portion of the Bacillus horti genome encodes:
- a CDS encoding 2-oxoacid:acceptor oxidoreductase subunit alpha, whose translation is MINQLSWKVGGQQGEGIESTGEIFAIALNRLGYHLYGYRHFSSRIKGGHTNNKIRVSTFASRSISDDLDVLVAFDQETIDVNIHELSDHGVVIADSKFDPVLPEGAKGRLFSVPFTEIADNLGTSLMKNMVAVGASSAALGMDPKPFQNVVAEIFAKKGQKIIDMNVEAIAKGAEYFTEQAGGKIEALQLEEADGKKRMFMIGNDAIALGALAAGCRFMPAYPITPASEIMEYLIKKLPELGGTVIQTEDEISAVTMAIGSNYAGARALTASAGPGLALMTEAIGLAGITETPIVIVDTQRGGPSTGLPTKQEQGDMNSLIYGSPGEIPKIVLTPSTVEDCFYDTIEAFNLADEYQCPVIIATDLALSLGKQSVDPLDYSKIEIRRGKLLSEVPEHEEELFKRYEVTEDGISPRVIPSQKNGIHHVTGVEHNEVGRPSEDPINRKNQMDKRLRKLNSLKFQEAVRVNGENENPDVLIIGVGATTGTINEAKGRLEADGIKVNHAHVRIILPFPSEELKPLVDAAKTVIVVENNASGQLADLVKLHVGGADKIKNMLKYDGNPFLPYEIHEKVKELI